The DNA sequence tGTGAagaggtgatcagaattcaggtgattgggatctggagagtgagctgcgttcaggggatctatgtgtttgagagtgtgagctggaaggtgagcagcgttcaggggatctacgtgtttgagagtgtgagctggaaggtgagcagcgttcaggggatctacgtgtttgagagtgtgagctggagagtgagcagcgttcaggggatctacgtgtttgagagtgtgagctggaaggtgagcagcgttcaggggatctatgtgtttgagagtgtgagctggaaggtgagcagcgttcaggggatctacgtgtttgagagtgtgagctggaaggtgagcagcgttcaggggatctatgtgtttgagagtgtgagctggaaggtgagcagcgttcaggggatctatgtgtttgagagtgtgagctggaaggtgagcagcgtttaggggatctatgtgtttgagagtgtgagctggaaggtgagcagcgttcaggggatctacgtgtttgagagtgtgagctggaaggtgagcagcgttcaggggatctacgtgtttgagagtgtgagctggaaggtgagcagtgttcaggggatctacgtgtttgagagtgtgagctggaaggtgagcagcgttcaggggatctacgtgtttgagagtgtgagctggaaggtgAGCAGTGTTctggggatctacgtgtttgagagtgtgagctggagagtgagcagcgttcaggggatctacgtgtttgagagtgtgagctggaaggtgAGCAGTGTTctggggatctacgtgtttgagagtgtgagctggaaggtgagcagcgttcaggggatctacgtgtttgagagtgtgagctggaaggtgagcagtgttcaggggatctacgtgtttgagagtgtgagctggaaggtgAGCAGCGTTCAGgagatctacgtgtttgagagtgtgagctggaaggtgagcaatgttcaggggatctatgtgtttgagagtgtgagctggaaggtgAGCAGTGTTCAgaggatctatgtgtttgagagtgtgagctggaaggtgAGCAGCGTTCAGgagatctacgtgtttgagagtgtgagctggaaggtgagcagcgttcaggggatctacgtgtttgagagtgtgagctggaaggtgAGCAGCGTTCAGgagatctacgtgtttgagagtgtgagctggaaggtgagcagcgtttaggggatctatgtgtttgagagtgtgagctggagagtgagcagcgttcaggggatctacgtgtttgagagtgtgagctggagagtgagcagtgttcaggggatctacgtgtttgagagtgtgagctggaaggtgAGCAGCGTttaggggatctacgtgtttgagagtgtgagctggagagTGAGCAGTGTTCAgaggatctatgtgtttgagagtgtgagctggagagtgagcagcgttcaggggatctacgtgtttgagagtgtgagctggagagTGAGCAGTGTTCAgaggatctatgtgtttgagagtgtgagctggagagtgagcagtgttcaggggatctacgtgtttgagagtgtgagctggaaggtgagcagcgtttaggggatctatgtgtttgagagtgtgagctggaaggtgagcagtgttcaggggatctatgtgtttgagagtgtgagctggaaggtgagcagcgtttaggggatctatgtgtttgagagtgtgagctggaaggtgagcagtgttcaggggatctatgtgtttgagagtgtgagctggaaggtgagcagcgtttaggggatctatgtgtttgagagtgtgagctggaaggtgAGCAGCGTttaggggatctacgtgtttgagagtgtgagctggaaggtgagcagtgttcaggggatctatgtgtttgagagtgtgagctggaaggtgagcagcgtttaggggatctatgtgtttgagagtgtgagctggaaggtgAGCAGCGTttaggggatctacgtgtttgagagtgtgagctggaaggtgagcagtgttcaggggatctatgtgtttgagagtgtgagctggaaggtgAGCAGTGTTCAgaggatctatgtgtttgagagtgtgagctggaaggtgagcaatgttcaggggatctatgtgtttgagagtgtgagctggaaggtgagcagtgttcaggggatctatgtgtttgagagtgtgagctggaaggtgagcagtgttcaggggatctatgtgtttgagagtgtgagctggaaggtgagcagcgtttaggggatctatgtgtttgagagtgtgagctggaaggtgAGCAGTGTTctggggatctacgtgtttgagagtgtgagctggagagtgagcagcgttcaggggatctatgtgtttgagagtgtgagctggaaggtgagcagcgttcaggggatctatgtgtttgagagtgtgagctggaaggtgAGCAGTGTTCAGGGGAtgtacgtgtttgagagtgtgagctggaaggtgagcagcgttcaggggatctatgtgtttgagagtgtgagctggagagtgagcagcgttcaggggatctacgtgtttgagagtgtgagctggaagcagacgttacacactctccattcctctcttcttcatctctttGTTTCACACTTGCAAAACACCTTTTCCTGTCCTGATCTGTATTGTAACGTTCCTCTGTAGTTATTGTGACATAGGCACCATTTCCCTAACCGTCCGTCTGTGTAGTTTGAGCCTGTCTTAGTGGTATCCCCTGGTCGACACGACACAAAGActgcaaatggcaccctatttcatttGGGCTTTGCTCAAACGTAGTCCACTATAAGGGGAACAACCATTTCATGGTAACCATTTCCCTGGAAGGTCTACCGacacctgttgtaattcagcgcatgtgacaaatacaatttgatatgatttgatttgaatagggttccatttgggaggcTGGGATGCGCCACTATTTTCACTGTTGTCGTCTTATGCATGCAAAGAGGGTAAAACTGCTGATGAATTAAGGAAGCTGAACAGCCAGTCGGTGAGGGAGGAAGTTATTTTTAACGCTACAAAGATCTTTGTCTGATAGACCCTGTTTATGTACAAGAACCTCTATCAATATTTGCAGTGGAATACTGTTTCAGTTTCAGATGCTTATTTTGCATTCACCAAAGAGGAACAAGAAGACATTTTGTCCACTTTCATTCTGACTTCAGTGAAAGCTAAATAAATGACTTCATTGAGGTCTCTATGGAAACTGTGAACCTACCTTTCCCCAGTTAAAGCAGAAGCAGACACATGGCTGCTAGCATTGCGGAAGAGTTGAGAAATGAACATAACGTTACGTGTATATTTCTTTGCATTTGCGTTCACTATTCATTCACCTCAATTGCAATGGTATCTGTAACTGTATTTTCCACGAGTGAGAGAGTGAAACGAAAACTTTTTATAATTATTTTACTCTCctcattttctctttctctcaataaCAGTAGTCACAGCACAATTACACACACAGGTGACCAAGTTATCCTGTTACCCCGTCTGTTATTGGTGTTGTGACACAGTTACAGTACCAGTGTGAAGTGAATATGATGTTGGCATGGTACACACAGACTAGAGTAATACACTGTGGGATATTCTGAGAAGCACTCACCCGTTTGATGCTTATGAGTGGAATAGTTTGATTGTGATGGTCTTGAGTTCCAAATACAGTGACTTTGTCaggaaatgaaagagagagagatgatgagaacCCTTGCTCTctcttcttgttctctctctcgctctctctctctctctcattttcttcaTGTTTCTTCCtcttcttgttttctctctcttattTACCCCTTCTATTTTGTTCTATATATTGcaactctttctcttctctcactctatcCATATCTGTGTTAGTGaatgtgtatctctctgtctgtgacaTGACTGACTGTTCATTTTCTGCATTTATGGGGAAGCTCTTAATTtattcacactcacacacacacactctgtaacaGTCCATATAAAAGGTCTGCCCTGACACTCTGCCAGGAAAAGCCACTGACTTTTACGTGACtggaaagagaagaagagggcaTTTAAATTCACATGACAAGGCTTCTGTTAATCATGACATAGCTATAATTTGGTTTAAGAAAAACAACTTTTTTAAATCTAAAAATGATTTGAGTCTACATCCGATTAGAACATTATCGGTATGAgaatatttttgtatatatattatttaggCCAACATTTCGACAATTGTTCGACCAAACCAGGAGAACCATTTTCTAGAATGTAACAAATAACGGCAACAACATACTTTACTACCACTAACAGCGATCAAGAATTCTATACCTCAGTGCACCACTGTTTGATACGGGACCTCGTGGCGCAACggtagcgcgtctgactccagatcagaaggttgcgtgttcaaatcACGTCGGGGTCAAAATGTTTTCCACAATTTATCTTTCTCTTATAAACCGTATAGATTTACCATCGGATCATTTTTTCCAATGCAATGTTGTGATTAAGTAATGAATGGTAATATAACATATATGTTCTATTGAATAAACTCCAACTATGAGCATATGATCTATCTACAATTTAGACTATACTATTTAGATTAAAACAATTATAATTTaaccaaatcaaagtttattcatCACTTCCACAGGATACAGCAAGCAGCTGTAAattgtacagtgaaatgcttaggaGGAGCTAGCAAACTAGCGTTAACTCTTATTCTACTAGAACAAAGTCCCTCGTTCTATGTACCTTGAGTTTGTCTACTAGACCAACCGTCATAAAGGCAAATGTATTGATCTTGTGTCAGATACTGGGTTGGGCGTTTCTCCGTGGGTTGTTTACAGTATATAGGCTTAGACATACTAGAACAGACAAAGTCACTGCTCTATGGATCTTGGATTGCACACAGTGTCATGAATAGTTTTGTTTTTAGGATCCCCATGGTCTGTTGTAAATGCAGTAGCGAGTCCAAAATATAGatctatctgtgtctctatcaCTCTAGGTAGCCTACCTGCACCCAATTTGGTGGGACAATGGAAACTGCTggagttgtttcatgtattgaaCACGGATAAATGACAGGTATGCAGTATCTGTGTATTAATCAGAACGCTGGGGTCAATCACCATAGCTACCAACAAGAAGTAATCTGGTGCTATTGCTTGGGGATTCCCTGTGTTCTTCATCTGcttgtctgtgagtgtgtgttagtctgtgcATGAGTACGCAAGTGGAAGGAGTAGGcttgtgtgtatgagtgtgtgtttgagtgtgtgtgtgtcaggtgtatataacatattGTTTAATTACAATTTAGCCTTCAAATATTTTCATGAGAAAATAATAACTAGGACATAAAGAAGTTGAAGAAACATTTTTCAGCCTTTATTACAAAATGAAACAAATTAAAATCTGCATAGAATTAAATTAAAACATGAGAAACACAATTTACAGAAGATGCAAATGTCATACCAATATAAACATGACTATAAACTACATATTACAGTCACTGATGTGTATATCATAAATACTCTAGGCCCCAGAGCAAAGATAAAGTCAATTATAATCACTCTTCAAATAACCATTCATTCCTCTTGACGAAGGAGAGCAAAAGGGTTGTTGCTGTCAGTTCTTTACGGTCCTCAAGTGGTCGTGGTTGAAAAATGGTCACAGTCGATGGTCATCATTGATCATCACGCTTCCTACTGGCAGGAGATAAAGGTCAAAGGTTAGGTGAACACTTTCTTTCTTACTCCCTCCCCATTCCCCTTCTCCCCCCgcacccttccccctcccccctctcccccccttctccctctctcacctcctttccGCCACAGGTACCACAGATGCATCCGAACAGTCCGTTGACCATCTGTATTATACACAGCACCAGCTCCACACTAGCAGCCACAAGTAGAGTGGCGAACAGGCCGATATTAAACTCCACAACATTCTCTGGCTCTTCACAAGTCGCCCAGAGTTCACTGTCACCCAGGTAGCTGCCATTGCTGCAACGATGAACAttcaagcaatcaatcaatcaatcaagcaATCAATTGTATTGATCTTTTTACATCGGCAGGCATCATAAAGTTATTTACGGTAGCTAGGTAAAGTATCCAAAGAGATAGAAATTTGAATAGTTGTGTTatcataaaaaatataaaaagacGTACTTGTCCAAGAAGGGCCTCCCCCAACTTGCATCTTTGTCACCTGGAGCCTTGAATAAGCAGACAGGCCCGTTGGCCAGGACCAGGGCAGCCGTAGCCAAACTGTACAGAGCTCCAACAACCCCAGCAGCAGCAAACCCAATGGACAGAAACATCTGAAGAGAAGAGTCACacacaggggtcagaggtcagagatgttagggaggaggtcaggggaagagaagggagattTTATAGCAAATGTTAGCTTTTTTGTGTATTTACCACGTGGAAAATAGGTTTTGTTCTTAATTAGGCTTCTACAAACTCGTTTTCAATATGGTATGGCAAATACATCTAATCCAAGTGTGTTACTGAGCCATGAGTTTCTGCTTGAGTGATTCCTCGAGTAATCTATCACTTACAAACTGCTTTCACTGGGAAATTAGACTGACCACAATGTAACTTGAGGGTTACATTGTGGGCCAACATCAGACAGAACCATAAACAGACAGTTTATTATTTCCTGACATTACACATATTTCACAGGTAGGGGCTGGTGAAGTCAAGGTGTTTTTGCTTATTGAGCTATTGTGATTAATTTATAATACACAAGCTGTTATTGGCCCACCCATATACCCAAACCTAATGTTGTGTGCTGCAGTAGGGAGACTGATACAGGTTTAGATATTTACTCATCCCATTAATGCAGtggttctcaatcctggtcctggggacccaaaggggagcacattttttgttttgccctagcactacacacctgattcaaatcatcaaagcattttgatgagttgatcattttaatcagctgtgtagtgctagggcaaaaacaaaaAGGTGCACCCCAGCACCAGGATTGAGAACCattgctttaatggttaaggttaggattgggggagttTAATCTGATCCTAGGTTTGTGGTTAGGGGCTGTTGTTTGACTTACCCCACAGCGGTTGGCACAGCAACCATTACTGCTGGTCAGGTGGATGTGGATGGCTGGGATAAGgcactaagagagagagagagagagagagagagagagagagagagagagagagagagagagagagagagagagagagagagagagagagagagagagagagagagagagagagagagagagagagagagacagagagagacacagcgagacagagagagacacagagagaggcacagcgagacagaggagagagagagagagagagagagagagagagagagagagaaaacatacaCACTCTTCTTCAACTGTTTTGTCATGGAGTAGCATATTGAGGCAGCATATTTCAGATGTACAGATCCATTCAGTATTCAAATGAATTCACACTTAGGAAACTGTTGATTATGAGAAGGGTACTTTTATTTTTCTTTAAAAGTACTAAGCAAACCTGTGATCATGGTATGACCAATGCTCTATAGAATCAGCATGTCTAAACCAagattggggtcaattccatttctatTCAGTCAGTATTGTTTTTCAATAAGAAACTTTGTAGTTAAAAAATGGAACTGACCTAAACACTGGTCTTCTAAACCAATCATGTTACATAATATTTAAAATTAAACCAATCATGTTACATAATATTTAAAATTAAACCAATCATGTTACATAATATTTAAAATTAAACCAATCATGTTACATAATATTTAAAATTAAACCAATCATGTTACATAATATTTAAAATTAAACCAATCATGTAACATAATGGACAAAATTAAACTAATCATATCATAATATGGTCCAAATTAAACTAATCATGTTATGTAATCATCAGAATGAAACCAATCATGTTACCTAATGGCCAAAATTAAACTCACCATGAGTCCACCGCCGATGAACCCTCCCATATATTTAACCTCATCTGTGATCCGGTCTCCATTCCCATCTCTGTCTTCCTGAGCGTACTTCGTCGACCAGCCAGGGAAGAACGCAATGATGTTACAGATGATTGAGACCCCCGCCAGGACATAGAGCGGGATCGCAATGAACTTAGAGCACTTTCCTGTACACATGTTGCTGGTTGTACGCTTTCTTCAATGTTGAAAAACTCAAGAATGTTGCGTAGATAAATCAAGACTCTATTTGGTGTCCTCGTAGAAAGAGATATGAGACGAATTCAGAAGTTGAAAAGAATTTCCAGACTgctcctccttcactctcttctcAGCGTGGCTCT is a window from the Oncorhynchus keta strain PuntledgeMale-10-30-2019 chromosome 35, Oket_V2, whole genome shotgun sequence genome containing:
- the LOC118367998 gene encoding transmembrane 4 L6 family member 5-like isoform X1, producing MCTGKCSKFIAIPLYVLAGVSIICNIIAFFPGWSTKYAQEDRDGNGDRITDEVKYMGGFIGGGLMCLIPAIHIHLTSSNGCCANRCGMFLSIGFAAAGVVGALYSLATAALVLANGPVCLFKAPGDKDASWGRPFLDNNGSYLGDSELWATCEEPENVVEFNIGLFATLLVAASVELVLCIIQMVNGLFGCICGTCGGKEEA
- the LOC118367998 gene encoding transmembrane 4 L6 family member 5-like isoform X2, whose product is MCTGKCSKFIAIPLYVLAGVSIICNIIAFFPGWSTKYAQEDRDGNGDRITDEVKYMGGFIGGGLMCLIPAIHIHLTSSNGCCANRCGMFLSIGFAAAGVVGALYSLATAALVLANGPVCLFKAPGDKDASWGRPFLDNNGSYLGDSELWATCEEPENVVEFNIGLFATLLVAASVELVLCIIQMVNGLFGCICGTCGGKE